The following coding sequences lie in one Paenibacillus durus ATCC 35681 genomic window:
- the ltrA gene encoding group II intron reverse transcriptase/maturase, translated as MNARGLMTPKENVQQLQMKLGHAAKENKKRRFHALYDKVYRMDILRETWRRVRVNKGAAGVDGETLADIEMYGEQLFLHECEQPLKDGKYHPQPVRRQYIPKKDGKMRPLGIPTVRDRVIQMAVKLVMEPIFEADFQDSSFGFRPKRSAKQALERIRKACNRKGNWVVDVDIQGYFDNINQEKLMKLVEMRISDRRVLKLVRKWLKAGVMEEGSVRRSDLGTPQGGVISPLLANIYLNYFDNLWERHGSGIGELTRYADDLVVVCKTKKEADRAYALIQAIMVRLDLTLHRAKTRVVGLWTGEEGFDFLGLHHRKTKAETSQGKVYYTTQQWLTRKAEERIREVVKERLAPPAMRHKSLNDHVAWLNPKIQGWRNYYYTPYSQQKLAKLDWYILQRLARWYAKKRQRNRWMSLVREVNILAQTMGLKTLL; from the coding sequence GTGAATGCCAGAGGGCTAATGACACCAAAAGAAAACGTTCAACAACTCCAAATGAAACTAGGTCATGCGGCCAAGGAAAACAAGAAACGCAGATTTCACGCGCTGTATGACAAGGTATACCGGATGGACATCTTGCGGGAAACATGGCGGAGAGTACGGGTCAACAAGGGAGCGGCAGGCGTGGACGGAGAGACGCTGGCGGACATTGAAATGTACGGTGAGCAGCTATTCCTGCACGAGTGTGAGCAGCCTTTGAAAGACGGCAAGTATCATCCTCAGCCAGTGCGGCGGCAGTACATCCCGAAGAAGGATGGCAAAATGAGGCCGCTTGGCATCCCCACTGTCCGGGATCGGGTCATACAAATGGCAGTGAAGCTGGTCATGGAACCCATCTTTGAAGCGGATTTTCAAGACTCCTCTTTTGGATTTCGACCGAAGCGGAGCGCCAAGCAGGCGCTGGAACGAATTCGGAAAGCCTGTAACCGGAAAGGCAATTGGGTGGTCGACGTCGACATCCAAGGCTACTTTGACAACATCAATCAGGAGAAGCTTATGAAGCTGGTAGAAATGCGAATCAGCGACAGACGTGTACTAAAACTGGTGAGGAAGTGGCTGAAGGCTGGGGTTATGGAAGAAGGAAGCGTCCGGCGCTCAGACCTTGGAACACCGCAAGGCGGAGTCATTTCGCCGCTTCTAGCGAATATCTACCTGAATTACTTCGACAACCTGTGGGAGCGTCACGGCAGCGGGATTGGAGAGCTTACCCGGTATGCGGACGACCTGGTCGTAGTGTGCAAGACGAAGAAGGAAGCGGACCGTGCGTACGCTCTCATTCAAGCGATCATGGTGCGACTGGACCTGACCTTGCACAGGGCGAAGACACGGGTTGTCGGACTATGGACTGGCGAGGAAGGATTCGACTTCCTGGGGCTGCACCACCGAAAGACAAAGGCAGAGACCTCGCAAGGGAAGGTGTACTATACGACCCAGCAGTGGCTAACCCGGAAAGCGGAAGAACGCATACGGGAAGTAGTAAAGGAGCGGTTGGCTCCGCCGGCCATGCGTCATAAGTCGCTTAACGATCATGTGGCATGGCTAAATCCGAAGATACAGGGGTGGCGCAACTACTACTACACGCCTTACAGCCAGCAGAAGCTTGCGAAACTGGATTGGTACATTCTCCAGCGACTTGCCCGGTGGTATGCCAAGAAACGCCAGCGCAACAGGTGGATGAGTTTAGTACGAGAAGTGAACATCTTAGCTCAAACGATGGGACTTAAAACGCTCTTGTGA
- a CDS encoding DNA topoisomerase III yields the protein MKALILAEKPSVAREIARVMGCREKQKSYMEGPEYIVTWALGHLVGLAEPEDYDHKFATWALEDLPILPDRMKLKVLRETGGQFKTVQHLMKRQDVGELIIATDAAREGELLARWIMTMAQWKKPFRRLWISSQTDKAIKEGFASLKPGREFDRLYESARCRAEADWMVGLNVTRALTTKFGAPLSAGRVQTPTLGMIMDREREIMNFRSQEFDTLTADFGNFQAQWRASGGDGRIFDKEKSTTLAKRLEGRSGTLVKVQKSEKSEPHPLAYDLTELQRDANRKFGFSAKQTSSVLQRLYEQHKLVTYPRTDSRYLTADMTGTLKERLDSVAVGPYATLARPLLRKQLNITKRIVDDSKVSDHHAIIPTEQTVLLNQLSAEERKLYDLIVRRFISLFYPPARYDAVAVTVTVDGETFTAKGTTVRDAGWREVYGGDLSADEDEESEYGGDEAEGRGVTLPELWQGDTVSIRRCMLRGRRTQPPGRYSEAALLTQMEKHGLGTPATRADIIEKLVSSDTIERQGNVLHPTGKGKQLIELVSPQLRTPDLTARWEAELERIARGQGKPEPFLKGIRGMAKELVAEVKNSGAEYKPHNVSSSHCPQCGTRLLEKKSKRGKLLVCPAEDCGYTRAGEKRLSNRRCPQCHKKMELKEGKAGLFVQCLGCGITETVNKDSKHMNKREQQKLVQQYSKPESLGTNLGDLLKAAMEGNKDGK from the coding sequence ATGAAAGCATTGATATTAGCGGAGAAGCCGTCAGTAGCGCGCGAGATTGCGCGGGTGATGGGCTGCCGCGAGAAGCAGAAGAGCTATATGGAAGGACCGGAGTATATTGTGACCTGGGCGCTTGGCCATCTGGTGGGTCTGGCGGAGCCTGAGGATTATGATCATAAATTTGCGACATGGGCGTTGGAGGATCTACCGATTTTGCCGGATCGGATGAAGCTGAAGGTACTGCGGGAAACGGGCGGACAGTTCAAGACGGTTCAACATTTGATGAAGCGCCAGGATGTCGGCGAGCTTATTATCGCGACCGACGCGGCGCGGGAAGGGGAACTGCTGGCGCGGTGGATCATGACCATGGCTCAGTGGAAAAAGCCGTTCCGGCGCCTTTGGATCTCTTCCCAGACGGATAAGGCGATTAAGGAAGGCTTTGCGTCCCTTAAGCCGGGCCGGGAGTTCGACCGGCTGTACGAGTCGGCGCGCTGCCGCGCCGAGGCCGACTGGATGGTCGGCCTAAATGTAACTCGGGCGCTGACCACCAAGTTCGGCGCGCCGCTCTCGGCAGGCCGCGTACAGACGCCGACGCTCGGCATGATCATGGACCGGGAACGGGAAATTATGAATTTCCGGTCGCAGGAATTTGATACGCTGACGGCGGACTTCGGAAATTTCCAGGCGCAGTGGAGAGCAAGCGGTGGAGACGGCCGGATTTTTGATAAGGAAAAGAGCACCACACTTGCAAAAAGGCTCGAAGGACGGAGCGGTACGCTGGTTAAGGTCCAAAAGAGCGAGAAGAGCGAGCCGCATCCGCTCGCTTATGATTTGACGGAGCTGCAGCGGGATGCGAACCGCAAGTTCGGGTTTTCGGCGAAGCAGACGTCGAGCGTGCTTCAGCGGCTGTATGAGCAGCATAAGCTGGTCACGTATCCCCGTACGGACAGCCGGTATTTGACGGCGGATATGACGGGGACGCTGAAGGAGCGTCTGGATAGCGTCGCGGTCGGTCCCTATGCGACGCTCGCCCGTCCGTTGCTGCGCAAGCAACTGAACATTACGAAGCGGATTGTCGACGATAGCAAGGTAAGCGATCATCATGCGATTATCCCGACGGAGCAGACAGTGCTGCTAAATCAGCTCAGCGCGGAGGAGCGAAAGCTGTATGATCTGATCGTACGCCGGTTCATCAGCCTGTTCTATCCCCCTGCCCGTTACGATGCGGTAGCCGTGACGGTTACGGTAGACGGGGAGACCTTTACGGCGAAGGGAACGACCGTTAGGGACGCCGGCTGGCGGGAGGTCTACGGCGGCGATCTTAGCGCGGACGAAGATGAGGAGTCCGAGTACGGAGGAGACGAGGCGGAGGGCCGCGGGGTGACGCTGCCGGAGCTGTGGCAGGGTGATACGGTATCCATCCGCCGCTGTATGCTGCGCGGAAGACGGACGCAACCGCCGGGACGCTACAGCGAGGCGGCGCTGCTGACGCAGATGGAGAAGCACGGCCTTGGCACACCGGCGACCCGCGCCGACATTATCGAGAAGCTCGTATCGTCGGATACGATCGAGCGGCAGGGCAATGTCCTGCATCCGACCGGCAAGGGCAAGCAGCTGATCGAGCTGGTCTCCCCGCAGCTGCGTACTCCGGATTTGACGGCCCGCTGGGAGGCCGAGCTGGAGCGAATCGCCCGCGGCCAAGGGAAGCCGGAGCCATTTCTCAAGGGTATACGCGGCATGGCAAAGGAACTCGTCGCAGAGGTGAAGAACAGCGGCGCCGAATATAAGCCGCATAATGTCTCGAGCAGCCACTGCCCGCAGTGCGGCACGCGGCTGCTGGAGAAGAAGTCGAAGCGCGGCAAGCTCCTCGTCTGTCCGGCGGAGGACTGCGGCTACACCCGCGCCGGAGAGAAGCGGCTGTCGAACCGCCGCTGCCCGCAGTGCCACAAGAAAATGGAACTGAAAGAAGGCAAGGCCGGACTATTCGTGCAGTGTCTTGGTTGCGGCATTACGGAGACGGTGAACAAGGATAGCAAGCATATGAACAAACGCGAGCAGCAGAAGCTGGTGCAGCAGTACAGCAAGCCGGAAAGCTTAGGCACTAATCTGGGGGATTTGCTGAAAGCCGCAATGGAAGGTAATAAGGACGGGAAATAA
- a CDS encoding winged helix-turn-helix transcriptional regulator produces the protein MRNRKVGYGECPNNLGCPVEYTLDVIGGKWKGVLLYHLIEGTKRFNEFRRICPAITQRMLTLQLRELEEDGVIHREVYHQVPPKVEYSLTEFGRTLVPIILLMRDWGEVYKKRPGSSGGQLPSTK, from the coding sequence ATGCGGAACCGTAAAGTTGGATATGGCGAATGTCCGAATAACTTGGGCTGTCCGGTAGAATATACGCTGGATGTGATCGGGGGCAAATGGAAGGGGGTTCTGCTGTATCACCTGATCGAAGGAACCAAGCGGTTTAACGAGTTCAGACGGATATGCCCCGCCATTACTCAAAGAATGCTGACCCTTCAGCTGAGAGAGTTGGAAGAGGACGGCGTGATCCATCGCGAAGTGTATCATCAGGTGCCGCCCAAGGTCGAATACTCGCTAACAGAGTTCGGCCGCACACTGGTTCCGATTATTCTGCTAATGCGCGATTGGGGCGAAGTGTATAAAAAAAGACCCGGCTCAAGCGGCGGACAGCTTCCTTCTACGAAGTAA
- a CDS encoding MFS transporter, producing the protein MALSQAKVSTQADAAPAGSRSARFFFLVIVYLFWFSSYIYVPVLSPYVEHLGASYLMVGMVLGVYGLMQILFRMPIGIGSDYLNRRRPFIWLGLIASGASCLLFLLGPYPGWALAGRAVSGIAASAWVVYSVMYAGYFPKEEAGRAMGMLQFTMVIAQLTSMMLSGYMVEHWGWNAPFWAGAAVAALALLIGLRLPEKHEVRGETAIKLGELVPVIREPVLVKVSLLSVLAHCVLFITMFGYTPNQALNLGADKESLGWLTLAFMLPHAAATLYGARVFGRWLGDRGTLVLGFAGSALFTLLIPAMPSFGALCATQIGNGFMQGLIFPLLLGKSVSDIHPHKRATAMGFYQAVYALGMSGGPFVAGWMSAVYGLRGGFWLGGIAAGFAALLSFIWLREKDRASVKISA; encoded by the coding sequence GTGGCGTTAAGTCAAGCGAAAGTGTCAACACAGGCGGATGCGGCTCCGGCGGGCAGCCGAAGTGCCCGGTTTTTTTTTCTGGTCATTGTTTATTTATTCTGGTTCTCCTCCTATATTTATGTTCCGGTGCTTTCTCCTTACGTGGAGCATCTGGGCGCGTCCTACTTGATGGTAGGAATGGTGCTGGGTGTTTACGGCTTGATGCAGATTTTGTTCCGGATGCCCATCGGGATCGGCTCGGACTATCTTAACCGGAGACGGCCGTTCATATGGCTTGGGCTGATCGCAAGCGGTGCCAGCTGCCTGCTGTTTCTGCTGGGGCCTTATCCCGGCTGGGCGCTTGCAGGGCGCGCCGTATCTGGCATTGCGGCAAGTGCATGGGTCGTATACAGCGTAATGTACGCCGGGTATTTTCCAAAGGAAGAGGCCGGCAGGGCGATGGGAATGCTGCAGTTTACGATGGTAATCGCCCAACTGACCAGCATGATGCTCAGCGGTTACATGGTGGAGCATTGGGGCTGGAATGCCCCGTTCTGGGCCGGAGCCGCCGTCGCTGCGTTGGCGCTCCTGATCGGATTGCGTCTGCCTGAGAAGCATGAGGTGCGCGGAGAAACCGCGATTAAGCTCGGCGAGCTGGTGCCGGTCATACGGGAACCGGTGCTGGTAAAAGTGTCCCTGCTGTCGGTGCTGGCCCACTGCGTGCTGTTCATTACCATGTTCGGATACACGCCCAATCAGGCGCTGAATCTCGGAGCCGATAAAGAAAGCTTGGGCTGGCTCACGCTGGCGTTCATGCTGCCCCACGCGGCGGCGACACTGTACGGGGCGCGGGTGTTTGGAAGATGGCTGGGCGACCGCGGCACGCTCGTGCTCGGCTTTGCCGGAAGCGCATTGTTTACGCTGCTCATTCCGGCGATGCCGAGCTTCGGGGCGCTGTGCGCCACCCAGATCGGGAACGGGTTTATGCAGGGGCTAATCTTCCCGCTGCTGCTCGGCAAGTCGGTGTCGGATATCCATCCGCATAAGCGGGCGACGGCGATGGGATTCTATCAGGCGGTGTATGCGCTGGGAATGTCGGGCGGTCCTTTTGTCGCGGGTTGGATGAGCGCGGTGTATGGATTGAGGGGAGGATTTTGGCTAGGAGGGATTGCTGCTGGCTTCGCTGCGCTGCTCTCTTTCATTTGGCTTAGGGAAAAAGATAGGGCAAGCGTCAAAATAAGCGCCTGA
- a CDS encoding universal stress protein, protein MLFSKILLAYDGSKAANKALDRAVELAKVTPGSSLHVVHAFEFPRFFIGEALAPLPASVNKDYYDLAVQTTEEVKKRLETEGLNAKVELLQGSPAETILKYAKDNAADVIVIGSRGLGGIREFVLGSVSHNVVQSAKIPVLVVK, encoded by the coding sequence ATGTTATTCTCTAAAATCTTGCTCGCCTATGACGGCTCGAAAGCAGCCAACAAAGCGTTGGATCGTGCGGTCGAGTTAGCCAAGGTAACGCCGGGGTCCTCCCTGCATGTCGTACACGCATTTGAATTTCCGCGGTTTTTTATCGGGGAAGCTCTCGCGCCTCTGCCGGCTTCGGTTAACAAAGATTACTATGATTTGGCGGTGCAGACGACGGAAGAAGTGAAGAAACGGCTTGAAACGGAAGGGCTTAATGCAAAAGTTGAGCTGCTGCAAGGCTCGCCTGCGGAGACCATTCTGAAATACGCCAAGGATAACGCCGCAGACGTTATCGTAATCGGCAGCAGAGGGCTTGGCGGCATTCGCGAATTCGTGCTCGGCAGCGTCAGCCATAACGTGGTGCAAAGTGCGAAGATTCCGGTGCTGGTCGTAAAATAA
- the purE gene encoding 5-(carboxyamino)imidazole ribonucleotide mutase, translating to MSVQVAVIMGSKSDWETMKHACEALEELEIPYEKKVVSAHRTPDLMFQFAEEAAERGIRVIIAGAGGAAHLPGMVAAKTILPVIGVPVQSKALNGLDSLLSIVQMPGGIPVATVAIGKAGAVNAGLLAAQIIGTFDPEVRRRAQNRRDAIRDEVLEGSDDL from the coding sequence ATGTCGGTGCAGGTAGCTGTTATTATGGGCAGCAAATCGGACTGGGAAACAATGAAGCATGCATGCGAGGCGCTGGAGGAACTGGAGATCCCCTATGAGAAAAAGGTCGTATCCGCACATCGTACGCCGGATCTCATGTTCCAATTTGCGGAGGAGGCTGCGGAGCGGGGCATTCGCGTCATTATCGCGGGCGCGGGAGGCGCGGCGCATCTGCCGGGCATGGTAGCCGCGAAGACGATCCTGCCCGTTATCGGTGTGCCGGTGCAATCGAAGGCGCTGAACGGGCTGGATTCGCTGCTCTCCATCGTGCAGATGCCGGGAGGCATTCCGGTCGCCACGGTGGCGATCGGCAAGGCGGGAGCGGTCAACGCGGGGCTGCTGGCCGCCCAGATCATCGGCACGTTCGATCCTGAGGTGCGGCGCCGGGCGCAGAATCGCCGGGACGCGATTCGCGACGAAGTGCTGGAAGGCAGCGACGATCTATGA
- a CDS encoding DUF1294 domain-containing protein, translated as MVKLVTLWFAAINIIGYMVMSEDKDKARNRRDRVPEKTLFLLAAIGGALGVLTAMYRRRHKTRHLSFVIGIPLLLLLNVLIYSYFLQ; from the coding sequence ATGGTCAAGCTTGTGACGTTGTGGTTTGCGGCCATCAATATTATCGGTTATATGGTCATGTCGGAGGACAAGGATAAAGCCCGAAACAGGCGGGATCGGGTGCCCGAGAAAACGCTGTTTCTGCTGGCGGCGATTGGCGGGGCTCTCGGCGTGCTTACGGCGATGTACCGCAGACGCCACAAGACGCGGCATCTATCCTTTGTAATCGGCATTCCGCTGCTGCTGCTCCTGAACGTCCTGATATACAGTTATTTTTTGCAGTAA
- a CDS encoding FAD-dependent oxidoreductase → MYDIVIIGAGIVGTAVARELSKYKLGLAVLEKNNEIACGATKANSGIVYNGHTARPNKLTLYIFYYTKV, encoded by the coding sequence TTGTACGATATCGTCATCATAGGCGCCGGAATTGTAGGAACTGCGGTTGCCAGAGAACTGTCCAAATATAAGCTTGGCCTCGCCGTGCTTGAGAAAAATAATGAGATTGCCTGCGGCGCAACGAAGGCGAACAGCGGCATCGTCTACAACGGGCACACCGCCCGGCCGAACAAGCTCACTTTATATATATTTTATTATACCAAGGTATAA
- a CDS encoding nitroreductase family protein, whose amino-acid sequence MIKELVKKNRTYRRFYENVKMERETLEELIDLARLSSSGGNLQSLKYILSHDEEKNSLIFPHLRWAGYLTDWDGPEEGERPSAYIVVLGDKEISANHFWDHGIACQSILLGACEKGLGGCMFGASNKQALVEALHIPERYELILVIALGKPKEVVVLEEVTEPQNIKYWRDGQGVHHVPKRKLEDIIINL is encoded by the coding sequence GTGATTAAAGAGCTTGTCAAGAAAAACCGAACATACAGAAGATTTTATGAGAATGTTAAAATGGAGCGAGAAACTTTGGAGGAACTGATTGACCTGGCGCGTCTGTCTTCCAGCGGAGGCAATTTGCAATCCCTGAAGTACATCCTTTCCCATGATGAAGAGAAGAACAGCCTGATCTTTCCGCATCTGAGATGGGCGGGTTATTTGACAGATTGGGACGGACCGGAGGAGGGCGAGAGACCTTCGGCTTACATCGTAGTACTGGGCGACAAAGAGATAAGCGCTAACCATTTCTGGGACCATGGAATCGCTTGTCAAAGCATCCTGTTGGGCGCTTGCGAGAAGGGACTGGGGGGCTGCATGTTCGGTGCCAGCAATAAACAGGCTTTAGTAGAGGCGCTTCATATTCCGGAGCGGTACGAGCTTATTCTGGTTATTGCGCTTGGCAAACCGAAGGAAGTTGTTGTCCTGGAAGAAGTAACGGAGCCGCAGAATATTAAATACTGGCGCGACGGACAAGGCGTTCACCATGTGCCGAAGCGAAAACTTGAGGACATCATCATTAATTTATAA
- a CDS encoding transposase, translating into MKHTSYGFDVLALVGELRFKHHYTLAELNEELNQRGVVTSERNCMRLYERYLTLLRASVTDHLREKLADVVREYGGLLLSMDGVQPEKGNETLYVVREGFSGSILAAKNLKSGSAEELKRLLEPVEQLGFPVIGLLSDGQHSIRLAMSGLWPDIPYQYCQYHYLKDIAKPVMELDRKLKTGIKKNLRGIRELEKQVQCESSDEAEITKEYLAAVRSILLEDGNPPLDLPGIRVYEGAKAIQKSLKRCSKKGGSDSTGSC; encoded by the coding sequence ATGAAACACACGTCTTATGGCTTCGATGTGCTTGCGCTCGTTGGCGAGCTTCGCTTCAAGCACCACTACACCCTTGCGGAACTAAACGAGGAATTGAACCAACGAGGTGTCGTGACCTCTGAGCGCAATTGTATGCGGCTGTACGAACGCTATCTCACCTTGCTCCGTGCTTCGGTGACCGACCATCTTCGCGAGAAGTTGGCAGATGTCGTACGGGAATATGGCGGTCTGCTTCTTTCCATGGATGGAGTTCAACCCGAAAAGGGAAACGAGACGCTGTACGTGGTGCGGGAAGGATTTAGCGGCAGCATTTTGGCAGCTAAAAACTTGAAAAGCGGCAGCGCGGAAGAATTGAAGCGTCTACTCGAACCGGTGGAACAGTTAGGCTTTCCCGTCATTGGACTCCTCAGCGATGGCCAACATTCGATCCGTCTGGCGATGTCCGGGCTGTGGCCGGACATCCCGTACCAGTACTGTCAGTACCACTACCTAAAGGACATTGCCAAACCTGTCATGGAGCTTGACCGAAAACTCAAGACAGGCATTAAGAAAAACTTGCGCGGTATCCGTGAATTGGAAAAACAAGTGCAGTGCGAATCCTCCGACGAAGCCGAGATTACCAAGGAATACCTGGCGGCCGTACGCTCCATTTTGCTGGAAGATGGCAATCCGCCTCTGGATCTTCCCGGTATCCGGGTTTACGAAGGGGCAAAGGCGATCCAGAAATCACTGAAACGCTGCTCTAAAAAAGGGGGCTCCGATTCAACGGGAAGCTGCTGA
- a CDS encoding 5-(carboxyamino)imidazole ribonucleotide synthase, with the protein MSGGVSRDADLSERKAQPLRPGATVGVLGGGQLGRMMALAGSAMGYRFVALDPAPDAPCGQVSPQIVAAYDDIDAARELARRADVITYEFENVDAGVAALLAEESYVPQGSALLHTTQHRLREKAAIIAAGVPVAPYRKVASLADLKAAAAELGLPAVLKTVTGGYDGKGQAVLRRVDELEEAFRRLAPEGAPAAETGSAASPQAGPSAGDAGFPGAEDAPLVLEKFVPFRCEISVVAARSPRGEVKSFPAAENIHVSNILHLSIVPARVPEAIQRKARELAEKLIAGLDAVGLLAVEMFVTEDGELFVNELAPRPHNSGHYTMDACATSQFEQHVRAVCNLPLGSTELLTPAVMVNVLGEHLEGAVGRFSSDDEEANRLGVIPKLHIYGKTESKTGRKMGHINLLCKDTADALAWVEQTNLWRN; encoded by the coding sequence ATGAGCGGCGGAGTAAGCAGAGATGCGGACCTGTCGGAGCGGAAGGCGCAGCCGCTTCGCCCCGGAGCGACCGTCGGCGTACTTGGCGGCGGGCAGCTCGGGCGCATGATGGCGCTGGCCGGCAGCGCCATGGGCTACCGCTTCGTGGCGCTGGACCCCGCGCCGGATGCGCCCTGCGGGCAGGTATCGCCGCAGATTGTCGCGGCGTACGACGACATCGATGCGGCGCGTGAGCTTGCGCGCCGCGCGGATGTGATCACGTACGAGTTCGAGAACGTCGACGCGGGCGTAGCCGCTCTGTTGGCGGAGGAATCGTACGTGCCCCAGGGCAGCGCGCTGCTGCACACGACGCAGCACCGGCTGCGCGAGAAGGCCGCCATCATAGCTGCGGGCGTCCCGGTGGCCCCGTACCGTAAGGTGGCCAGCCTTGCGGATCTTAAGGCGGCGGCTGCGGAGCTTGGCCTGCCGGCGGTGTTGAAGACCGTCACCGGCGGATATGACGGTAAGGGCCAGGCCGTCCTCCGGCGGGTGGACGAGCTGGAGGAAGCGTTCCGGCGGCTCGCGCCGGAAGGCGCTCCGGCGGCCGAAACCGGCTCGGCCGCTTCGCCGCAAGCCGGGCCGTCCGCAGGAGACGCCGGCTTCCCGGGAGCGGAAGACGCCCCGCTGGTGCTGGAGAAATTCGTGCCGTTCCGGTGCGAAATTTCCGTGGTCGCCGCCCGCAGTCCGCGGGGCGAGGTGAAAAGCTTTCCAGCGGCGGAGAATATTCATGTGAGCAACATTCTCCACCTGTCCATCGTCCCCGCCCGGGTGCCGGAAGCCATCCAGCGCAAAGCCCGCGAGCTGGCGGAGAAGCTGATCGCGGGGCTAGACGCCGTCGGGCTGCTGGCGGTGGAGATGTTCGTGACGGAGGACGGCGAACTGTTCGTTAACGAATTGGCGCCCCGGCCGCATAACTCCGGCCATTATACGATGGACGCCTGCGCCACCTCGCAGTTCGAGCAGCATGTGCGGGCGGTATGCAACCTGCCGCTTGGAAGCACGGAACTGCTGACCCCGGCCGTTATGGTCAATGTGCTGGGCGAGCATCTGGAAGGGGCAGTCGGACGTTTTTCCAGCGATGATGAAGAGGCCAACCGGCTTGGAGTCATCCCCAAGCTTCATATATATGGCAAGACCGAAAGCAAGACCGGCCGCAAAATGGGCCATATCAATCTGCTCTGCAAGGACACGGCGGATGCGCTGGCCTGGGTGGAGCAAACTAACCTTTGGAGGAACTGA
- a CDS encoding IS110 family transposase, translating into MKYKQSKKQNQRITRISESTLVVGADIAKETHVSRAIDFRGIELGKDCVFSNTRTGLEQLVQWMKGLQREHAKTDVIFGIEPTGHYWFTLAEYLGRQGIPLVIVNPHHVHQSKELEDNSPTKNDYKDAKVIADLVRNGKYSEPKLPTSVYADLRILMNLREKIMVNFGQVQHRVQNWLDRFFPEYTQVFKDWEGKASRITLGEFPTPGEIVEMGTEAIVQRWKKDLKRAVGAKRAQHLMETARSSIGLTEGLPAAKIELKTLLEQYEMFARQLEEILTEVECLLSQIPGTKEMLTVPGVAVVTLAGFLAEVGDLSGYEHGQQIIRLAGLNLKENSSGKKKGKSSITKRGRARLRALLFRAVMPMVAKNAEFKALHQYFTKRSQNPLKKKQSIVALCGKLIRVLHTLGTKQIPYDANDVLGPVRQAQIQMAA; encoded by the coding sequence ATGAAGTATAAACAATCGAAGAAACAGAATCAACGAATCACCCGAATTTCCGAAAGTACTCTTGTGGTCGGCGCAGATATCGCCAAAGAAACCCATGTGTCCCGCGCTATCGATTTTCGCGGGATTGAACTGGGGAAGGATTGTGTGTTCTCCAATACCCGTACCGGGCTAGAGCAACTGGTTCAGTGGATGAAGGGGCTTCAGCGGGAGCATGCCAAGACGGACGTCATCTTCGGCATTGAGCCCACCGGACACTACTGGTTTACGCTGGCGGAATATTTAGGGCGGCAGGGTATTCCTTTGGTCATTGTAAATCCCCATCACGTACACCAAAGCAAAGAACTGGAAGACAATTCACCCACGAAAAATGACTATAAAGATGCCAAGGTCATTGCCGATTTGGTGCGAAACGGGAAGTACAGCGAGCCTAAACTGCCGACGAGCGTTTATGCCGATCTGCGGATTCTCATGAATCTTCGGGAAAAGATCATGGTGAACTTCGGACAGGTGCAACACCGGGTTCAGAACTGGCTGGACCGCTTCTTTCCGGAGTACACGCAGGTATTTAAAGACTGGGAAGGCAAGGCTTCACGCATTACGCTTGGTGAGTTTCCGACGCCAGGCGAAATCGTAGAGATGGGCACAGAGGCCATTGTACAGCGGTGGAAGAAAGACTTGAAACGAGCCGTAGGAGCCAAACGAGCTCAGCACCTCATGGAAACGGCGAGAAGTTCCATCGGTCTGACCGAAGGACTTCCTGCAGCAAAAATCGAGCTCAAAACGCTTCTGGAGCAGTACGAAATGTTCGCCAGACAACTCGAAGAGATTCTGACCGAGGTGGAATGTCTACTCTCGCAAATCCCGGGAACGAAAGAGATGCTCACCGTACCGGGCGTGGCTGTGGTTACCTTGGCGGGGTTCCTGGCGGAAGTCGGGGATCTGAGCGGTTACGAGCATGGACAGCAGATTATTCGGCTGGCCGGACTGAACCTCAAAGAGAACAGTTCAGGAAAGAAAAAAGGCAAATCCAGCATTACCAAACGTGGACGCGCAAGGCTAAGGGCCTTGCTATTTCGGGCAGTGATGCCCATGGTAGCAAAGAACGCCGAGTTTAAGGCGCTGCACCAGTACTTTACCAAACGAAGTCAGAATCCACTGAAGAAAAAGCAATCCATTGTGGCGTTGTGTGGGAAACTCATACGTGTCCTGCATACGCTGGGCACCAAGCAAATTCCGTACGATGCAAACGACGTTTTAGGGCCGGTACGTCAGGCCCAGATCCAGATGGCAGCTTAA